The following nucleotide sequence is from Corylus avellana chromosome ca7, CavTom2PMs-1.0.
GAAATTATATTGATAAACCCTAATTtaaccaatttaattatttaattagttaattaatattttaacaaagtCACACGAGCAATGATGACATTGAACCGAATAATGCaaattattaaaagattatGTTGTTCAATGGATGTTGAATCAATGCCTACGATTTCATTGTCTTATCCAATGGCTTTTCTCTTCCACAGAgtacaaaaaaatcacaaatccaaACAAGCCCAGCCCTAGCCCTAGATTTCTCAGCCAAACCAAGTTGATCCGACAGAGCAACAACATGTGGGTCAATTAGTCAGCAGCATCTTCCCTTTTCATCAGCCCCTCCCCCTACAATGCTTTCCTGTCTCTAACCATTGTTCTTGAGCCTTATCTTCTTTCATTATCTGGCTTCTGTGATACCTCTGGTGTGGTCCTCCTTCCTCACCCTCTATTCATTTGGTCACAAGAGAAAATCTTTTGTCATTGTCATGCAAGGGTATAATATCTTATGCTTATTCCATAAAGATAACTGCATTACCATAAAGCAACGATACATGTAaccaaaaaaatacatatttgcTGAGAAATTATCAGATTCACATATATTTTGGACAAACTCGTCTGATATGgtcattattagggtcgacaattACATCTTCAGCTTGAGACTGATATGTCCAATGTAAAGGTAGTAATTTGTGTTCGCGTGTCGGGTTCGAATTGCGTCAGAGTATGGGCATAAAACTATATGGGCCATAATAGAGTTTGTTAAAGGTCTCTATCATCTTGTGATGTCTATTTGCCCCCATCAAAATCATTTTCCCCTTTACCTATGTTGTATAACATTGAACTGAAGAAGGAAAATacagagagagaaaacaaaattcatgTGAAATGCTACCTGTGCATGAAGGGGCTGCTGATATTCCTCAATGAAACCCCACATTATAAGGCCTTGGCAAACCACTTTCCCAGGTTGGAAAGGATTGAACTTTCTGCAATGAAATTAAAAGCACATGGATATGACAGCATGATATAAAGCAAAAAGAGGGTAGTTGAATGGTAAAAGCCATAGAATCTAGAAGCAATTACAGAGAAGGAGGATGAATCTGGATATAGTTCTGGGAGAGTTGCAGAAGAGCTTATCAGCACATCTAGTTCACAGCTTGTGTTTCCTTGTTGAACTGGATTAAGCTGAAGGGAAGGCAAATTGGCGACTGCTGATGGCCTAGTGGCTGTTGGAAAACTGGTGATGTAAGCAGGAAACTTCGTTGCATAATTATTTAAGCACAGAGTCAGTTACAGAAGAAATGACATTTGAGTATATACAATTTTCCCATTTAACAAAACCATCATGGTGGTGGATCAATAAGCAAAGGAGAGATCACAAAAAGCGATTTCATCCTTACCTCTTTCTCAAAGTTATCTGTGTTGATCTCTAGCTGCGGATTTAAAGCAGCAAGCTTCATTGACAAGAACTGCATGTAATTGAATCCCACTTAATAAAGTATCAAACACAAAAATCGCTAGTGCGTATGGCATTGCGATTTCACCTAAAATGTATCGTTTGAGAGTTTGTTTAAAAAactacaatttgaaaacgtagaaaaatctgcattttcaaattgcaagtgAATGAGTAcgtttttttaaattgcaaaccCAAATAAGTTTCAATTACCTCGACTTGTCTATGGAGAGATTGAACATAGTTGATGATTTCATCGAGCATACCAGCCCTGCCCAGGATTCTGCTGCAACCAGGAACCATATCTTGCAAATATTTCATCTTATTGTTGATCTTTTCCCTTCTTGCCTGAAGACCATAGACACAATATAATTCTGAACTTTTCAATAGGTGATTCGCCTTAATCAACAAAATTGATCTTTTCCAACATACCCTTTCTGCTAAACTATGGCTGTCAGTGGCCTGTCCTCGTCGAGCCCGCACATGAATGTAGTCGGGCTTCTGAACCTCTAGAGCCATGGAATTCTCCTGTGAAGTTTCTCCACAGCTTTTCTCACTGGCTGCAGATTCAACTCCTTCTGCATCTCCTTTGATCCTCTTGTCTTTACATTCCACTGCTACAACAAACTGTACACCAAAAGTCAGAAGCGTTTATGTCCATTATAGGTGCTTTTTAACATCATCAACttcaatcaaaatcaaatagttgTAACAACTAAACATCCTGTGTACGAAGAAGTGCTTTTCCGAATTTTGGCATAAAGGGAATGAAAGAAACAGAGAAACAGAGAAACACACCTCTGCTTTTCTCTTATTCAACCTGTCTTTGTCAAAAACATATTCCATCTCCTCCACCACCGCCACCGGCAGGCGACTACAAGTCCTCAGAAGAGACTGCTCCTGATGAAAAGTTAAAGCGCTACTCCTACACTCCGGCGACACAAAACCCAACTCTTTTCCAAAATTTGCAATACCGGGAAAACTATCATCACCCAAAATTTGCACATCAGCCTTAGCTGACGGATCGTCTTGGTGCTCCGGCTCCCCATGCAACAAGTTGTCACTGATCAGACTCCGATGCCGAGGGTTTACGTGGGATTCAATGGAATTGTTTGAGACGTTGGTAACATAGTGTTGTTGAGGCTGCTGAAGCTTGTCTAGCCATTCCAACCTTGCTCGCTGTCTCTCCAGCAAACTCACTTCCGTACCGTTCCCGACAACGTTTTCCGGCgagtttaacaaacaatttaacaTCTTTGGTAAACCTCCGGCCTCGTATATTGCCCACGACAGCACCAATAGTGGGTCGGTGGTCTTTTTGGAGTTGCtgtacttctctctctctctctctctctctctatatatatatatatatatatatatatgcacacatACAAATAGCCTAATGAGAATAAAAGATAATGTAACCAtacattaaaaacaaattttcttttaaccttCTAAAGAAATTTTAATCCTTGCATTTGTGCCTTTGCATGGTCACTTCTTTcctcacttttattattttttagataattaatcACCTTGTTTTCAAACTTATTTTCTATGATCAGTTAACAGTCATTGTCACTATGATGCAAAAGAGCATTTTTTTTGTCCCCCATATGAGACTAATAAAGTTGGATCTCACACACCAAAATTACACCTCGTGACTTAATGCCtacattatatataatttgctccagctaaaaaaaaaaaaaaagatattaatatatttctagttaaatatttatacttagttaaaaaaaaaaatttcttaaaatatttatatagataaatatatgtatattttttggTCTAAAAATTAGACTAAATGATTCCATTAAAATAGAGTAATCATGTAAGCCTCTTGCTTGTCAAAGGAGATTGTTTGAACAAAGTTGTGATAATACCAAACCGCAATAATATTTGGATGGACAAGATCACATTAGGTTTGATGGGGACGTAGGTTGAAGATACAAGGTCCCATACTTTTGTCAATGAAATTGCATTTGTGATAACTGATAAGAAACAGGCTGATAAGAGAAGGGTAGGAAACCATGAGCTGGGGAGTGTTGGGAGGATCTCCACCCACTTCATGTGGGTGTGTCCCCCATTTGCTGTTGCCTTTGGCCATTAAGGCTCCACCCTCCCCCACCGACAGCATCTTGAAAcaggatcatctccatttcatggTTTAAATCATATTTCACGACATCTAACAATGTAGTATTACCCATGTTactatgtcatttaaaattttttaaataatacgATATCATGAATATCGTTAGATTCTATAAAATCTAATCGGGACCATGAAATAGTTTCCCAAGAGGTCAATTGGCCATTGTCTTTTGCCAACATCAATTTAAACACTAGTAAATGACGTTTAACCAAGATTGCCCTCCAAATTGGCAGTCTGGAACCAGCTATTTCTAAAGCCCATGAACGGCTTATTCTTGTCTATATAAAGTCTATCTCAGAGCAAATTAGCCTGCACAAAATTTACCTAAATGAGCCATCTCTACTAATCTAGTTCCCTCTTTTGTCCTGTTTTTTGTTTGTCCTCTGTACTCGTTGTGTTGAATTTGCCCccccacaaaaaagaaagaaaaaaaaaaactgatggtAACCTCTTCTCATGTTTAATatcatttatttgttaatgtatgtGTGCATCAAATCAGGCGTGTAAGATAAGTATACAACAAATCGAACAACACAAATCTGTACAATATTCTTGACAAGCTATTATCTAGAAAATGGCAGCAAATACATCATGAAGtaataattaaaactaacaaaaactaAATGTCGAGAATCACTAATAGAACCTAAAAACCCATCAACCCACTAACTATACATGACGAAATCATTGCTCCATTccctaaaaacagaaaaaaaattctacaggCTAGCAGAGAAAGAGAATCTTACAAAGCAGATTCTACTTCATTTGCCATAATATGATGATAAGATATCTTCAGCTACCACTAGGTTAAAAATGAGCTGAAGACAAggtttcatttcttcttttttgtgaaCGCCGACATCACTCCACGAAATGCAGAAGCCTTTGTTGATTTCCTTTCTTTAGAGGGATCTGTGCTGTCTCTAGAGGCATCAATATAAGGTCCAGGGCACTCTCGATCATTATCACACTCGACATCTCTTAAGCACCGGAGCAATTCCAACGCACTTACCCTGCCCTTGTCATTACCATTGATAGATATATAAACAAGAGCAGGAATGACACCCTCATCCATGACCAACTGACAATACTGAACACGTTGAGAGCACAGTGAAAGGAGAACAGCCACTGCATTTTCTTGATCCTCGTGACTGCTGGCCGAAAGTAGTCCAGCAACCGAACTAATGCATCCATTAGTTTCAGCAACAGAAACCCTAGCCTCTTCCACATTGCATAAGTTTTTCAATACAAAAGCACAATTGCCCGCAAGAGTGCTATCAGCTAATAAAGGAACCAATTTTGGGATGCATTCCAAAGATACAATGTGGGAACAGATGTCACTATTTGAGGACAAATTGCACAGAATTTTAATGGCCAATTCCTGGAAATCTCTGTTATTAGAGTCGAGCATCTTCGGGATGGACATCAAAGCACCAGATGCTTCAATTTTAGCTCTACAATATGGATGGCCAGACAACACTTCCAATATCTCTAGAGCTTCTTTTGTTATTTCTGAATTGATAACAGTGGCCAGGAGACTAAAAGTTTCTTCACGGAAGTATGAGATACCACTTCTGCATGAAGCAAGACAAAGTAATGCTAGTATTATACAGGAGCCCCACGTAAGAAGAAACATGTTCATAGATTAAAGTCAACGAGAAATCAATTATAGaagaaaacaacaattttatgGTTCAAATTGTCAAATGTTATGCAATTCCATGTGGAAAAAGCTAGGGATGTAAACCAACTCGAacaaggatcctctcaatttcaaatgaaatagatcAATTTTATGGTTAGGATTTAAAGTTGGAACATCTATCAGTATACATAATGTCAATATTGGCACgccttttaaaaaatttaaataatgcgGCTTTAAATTCTAGCCATAAAATGGATACTATCCAtctcatttgaaatagagaggatccttATCCAACCAATTCAAGGTCTTCTAAAAATCGTATTATATAAAATGGCTAAATATATTGAATAGTGAAAACACGATAATTCTCAATTTACAAGAAACCAGGTCATGCATTGAACTTGCCACACCAGTTAATGCACATTAACATGATTAGAATCGCCTTGAACTAAAAGGTAGCAGTTGCACCTAAATAGAAGCCATGTAACTAGCATCAATCAACAGAGAGTAAATTACCTGTTTTTGGTCACAAATGCCAACAACAACTGAGATCCAGCTTTTTGAGCTTTTACATCATGCAGGTCACGTGCATCCTCCAAAAATCTAACAAGTGGCtcaccaaaattttcatatgaCGTAAATTGATAAGCTTCTTCGCTGTAATCCAGATgctttttgacattttcaacaACTTCGCATTGGGATTCCCACTGAAGTTCAGctagtttagatagaaatttcAAATCTTCCTCATGAATATTTCCATAAGATTGATATTTGTGCTCATGTTTTGTCTGCATAGGAATCAAGTTTAAGCCATCTGCTATCCCAGTGTTTGATGAATCCCAAGTGTAAGTAGAGTCTAAAGATTCAAGCGACATATTGCTGAGACATCGACCATTCTCAGAACTGAAAAGGCTATCAATGGAACTGAAAAGGCTGTCAATGGAACTGGAGGAAGTTTCCCTAAAGTGACGTACCACTATAGTTGGCTCAGAAATGGTGACTCCATTCCTCATGCACCACTTTGATANNNNNNNNNNNNNNNNNNNNNNNNNNNNNNNNNNNNNNNNNNNNNNNNNNNNNNNNNNNNNNNNNNNNNNNNNNNNNNNNNNNNNNNNNNNNNNNNNNNNAACAATTTTCAGTAATTCAGTACACACTAAAGAATGCACCTGCAATCATGATCAGATACACAGAATGAGATGATGTGACAAAAACATAATAGTTGTGtaaaagcaaaaataatattcaaagaCACAAAATGAGCTCATATTTAAACATTATTCCATAAGATTCCACAGGGCAACCACAGTGCTTGTCATTCTTGAGAAACATCCTCTCCATAACAATAAGAAAAAACTCTATTGTAAATTTGATCAACCTAGGCCTTCTGAGAAACAGCATTTTGGTGGCGGAGTTTACCATCTTGATTCAAATAATAGTAAAAGCTGGTTTACCAGTTCCTATTTCACTTCAGCAACTTGGATATTTAAATCTCTGTGAAACCATAAAGGaaacataatatttttcaaagtaTTTTTCATTCAACAGAATTAGAAATTAGGCGTACCCAGGACATACTATCTTACCCTTGTGATAGATATATGACTTTTACGAACAAACttaccaagaagaaaaaaataaagtgattaACCCTATTAATTATGATAGATTTTTCAACCTCTTTTATGCATGGGTGAAGTCATCAAAATGCATATATCCTGCAAAGACAATATGACTCCACATTATGAAAAGACCCTTAGGATAAAGGCACCTTAAAGGAAGAAGGATCTGGCAGTTTTTCAAATGCAAATGCTACTGCATCCTGAACACAGTAATGATTCAATTGTTCCTTAGGGAGAATAGCACGTTTTAGGATGCCGTCGACTTGTGCCTGATTATGCCCACATCTTGTATGCGATTCCACATCAACAGACTGGCTATATGCAGAATTATTTCTGCCCTTCTCAAATGCGAATTCTCCTACGTTCTGAACACAGTCATTACTCAATTGTTCCTTGGGGACTATAGCTCTTGTTAGGATGTCGTCAACTTGAGCCTCATGATGGCCACATCCTGTATGCGATTCCACATCAACAGACTGGCTATGTGCAGAATTATTTCTGCCATTCTCAAATGCAAATTCTCCTTCGTTCTGAACACAGTCATTACTCAATTGTTCCTCAGGGAGTATAGCTCTTCTTGGGATGTCGTCGACTTGAGCCTCATGATGCCCACATCCTATACGTGATTCCACATCAACAGACTGGCTATATGCAGAATTATTCCTGCCATTCTCAAATGCAAATTCTCCTTTGTTCTGAACACAGTCATTACTCAATTGTTCCTCTGTACGCGATTCAACATCAACAGACTGGCTATATGCATAATCATTTCTGCCATTCTCAAATGCAAATGCTCCTTCATTCTGAACACAGTCATTACTCAATTGTTCTTCATGGAGTACAGCTCTTCTTAGGATGTCTTCGACTTGAGCCTCATGATGCCCACATCCTGTATGCGATTCCACATCAACTGACTGACTATATGCAGAATTATTTCTGCCATTCTCAAATGTAAATGATCCTTCGTTCTGTACACAGTCATTACTCAATTGTTCTTGCAGGATTAAATTTCCATACTTGTTCAATAGACACAACAGACGTCTTAAAATCTCTGTTTCTCTCGGATCACTATCACCAACTTTATCAAGCTGCTTGTTGATAGTTTGTCTCTCTATCAAGATAGCCTTCGGGGATGTTATATGAAGTGTTGAAGCTGCCAATTGAAGAGATCTAACTTGAGAGTTTTCAATTGAATCTGATGTAGAATTGGCCTGCTGGAGCAATCTTTGCACGGCTTTACCAGCCTCCTCTTCAGATGAGTCCACAGAAAACGTTGCTCTCCCATGATAATCCATGATGTGAGAGATCTGTAAATGACAATTCATCATTAGCAACACTAAGTAACTGAGGATCAGAAAATACTTTtatttggaagaaagaaagaaagaaactatGGACCAAATGTAGGATGGGATTGACACAGGTTGATACCACCGTTTTTGAAACATGAAAACCTCCATTAGAAGAATACTGCTCCAAAAGACACCAAGGAGAGAAGTAGGCATTATAGCTGCCCAGCGAGATGCTTTTTAGGATTTTGTATACGTGAAGATGGAGAGGAGAGATAATTACCAACTCGATTGAAAGCAGGCAAATTGGGAAATGGGACTACATCCTCTAAAAATAGTTCCAATTTGGGATACAAGCATCAGGAACCAGAGAATCACTCTATGGGACCAGATACATCCATATAACTAGCACTTTCAAAATACAGTGAAGTGGCTGGCTTAATATACAATGATATTATTAGCATGTTCCATAGACCAGGGAACACGAAAATTGTACgttttgaaacaaaatataaCTAAGATACCACTCTGATAACATTATCACATAATTTTTTCTTGTATCAATGTATATGCATCCACTACCTCCACCCCCTTCTTTCTTGGTTGGGTTTGGGTGGAATTGAAGGggaaaaaggttaaaaataaaGATCAAAGGGGCATATAATTTGACAAACCTCTGTAGCCAACTCACGTTGAACCATAGTTTGAATTTGGCCTAAACATTGCTCCAACAAGTTCTTTAATCTTTGACATTGTGAGACTACTGCATCCCCTGTTACTGCCTGATAGTAAATTGCATGCCTTATCAGCTATGGATTGAGATTTAACCATACAAacaatattgaaaaaaaaaaagaaaaaaaaaaagataatcaatgaataaaaaatacttGTTAATTCCATCATTTTCTACAAAACTACATGTGACAATAGAGGAGCAACCGGTCTAACACGCACATATGAATACA
It contains:
- the LOC132186464 gene encoding U-box domain-containing protein 5-like, with the protein product MESDAAELFEKLPDPSSFKVHFLICTRVLKLVNRISRIFPAIAAACPQCLSGIQELSLLNHAIKQTQQHLQKYSESSKIYLAVTGDAVVSQCQRLKNLLEQCLGQIQTMVQRELATEISHIMDYHGRATFSVDSSEEEAGKAVQRLLQQANSTSDSIENSQVRSLQLAASTLHITSPKAILIERQTINKQLDKVGDSDPRETEILRRLLCLLNKYGNLILQEQLSNDCVQNEGSFTFENGRNNSAYSQSVDVESHTGCGHHEAQVEDILRRAVLHEEQLSNDCVQNEGAFAFENGRNDYAYSQSVDVESRTEEQLSNDCVQNKGEFAFENGRNNSAYSQSVDVESRIGCGHHEAQVDDIPRRAILPEEQLSNDCVQNEGEFAFENGRNNSAHSQSVDVESHTGCGHHEAQVDDILTRAIVPKEQLSNDCVQNVGEFAFEKGRNNSAYSQSVDVESHTRCGHNQAQVDGILKRAILPKEQLNHYCVQDAVAFAFEKLPDPSSFKVHSLVCTELLKIWCMRNGVTISEPTIVVRHFRETSSSSIDSLFSSIDSLFSSENGRCLSNMSLESLDSTYTWDSSNTGIADGLNLIPMQTKHEHKYQSYGNIHEEDLKFLSKLAELQWESQCEVVENVKKHLDYSEEAYQFTSYENFGEPLVRFLEDARDLHDVKAQKAGSQLLLAFVTKNRSGISYFREETFSLLATVINSEITKEALEILEVLSGHPYCRAKIEASGALMSIPKMLDSNNRDFQELAIKILCNLSSNSDICSHIVSLECIPKLVPLLADSTLAGNCAFVLKNLCNVEEARVSVAETNGCISSVAGLLSASSHEDQENAVAVLLSLCSQRVQYCQLVMDEGVIPALVYISINGNDKGRVSALELLRCLRDVECDNDRECPGPYIDASRDSTDPSKERKSTKASAFRGVMSAFTKKKK
- the LOC132188574 gene encoding transcription factor HBI1-like, with amino-acid sequence MLNCLLNSPENVVGNGTEVSLLERQRARLEWLDKLQQPQQHYVTNVSNNSIESHVNPRHRSLISDNLLHGEPEHQDDPSAKADVQILGDDSFPGIANFGKELGFVSPECRSSALTFHQEQSLLRTCSRLPVAVVEEMEYVFDKDRLNKRKAEFVVAVECKDKRIKGDAEGVESAASEKSCGETSQENSMALEVQKPDYIHVRARRGQATDSHSLAERARREKINNKMKYLQDMVPGCSRILGRAGMLDEIINYVQSLHRQVEFLSMKLAALNPQLEINTDNFEKEFPAYITSFPTATRPSAVANLPSLQLNPVQQGNTSCELDVLISSSATLPELYPDSSSFSKVQSFPTWESGLPRPYNVGFH